The following proteins are encoded in a genomic region of Deltaproteobacteria bacterium:
- a CDS encoding transpeptidase family protein encodes MTKERIFIHEVGRQGIKKRLLFVGLVLTLGFGIVLYRSYSLQVRPQQKLGRLAEQQYQKKVSNVVDRGSIYDRKGEEMAISVPSYSVGVHPRQVREPAKIAQQLQSQLKLPKRILSGLLNSPQKFVWLKRRLSPNEASILQNPPTDGLRLIKESQRFYPNRELASPLLGAVGYDNQGLSGLELYYDKVLKGTPVQEVAYRDARGEIFDSPKGDSPKGGAPNGVSPRAHLTLTLDQQIQFVTERELQATASRLKAKAGAAVIMDPTNGAILAMASYPSFNPNSYSSYDLSLWKNKAVSELFEPGSTFKTIGAAAALEYGVARLEDRFFCENGSLKIGKNIIHDHNPYGHLSFLEILKVSSNIGIYKVGQKVGRERFYTMIRDFGFGERTGIDFPGEIQGKISPPTTWSDIDMAAISFGQGIGVTGLQITNSFATIASGGLRWRPYLVQKIVDEHGKVLQNTTPQIVKRVLKEETAKNLTEVLKSVVSEEGTGKLALLPGYTIAGKTGTAQKLDPKTRRYSHTKFLSSFVGYLPAEAPRLVIFVAIDEPVGITYGGQVAAPIFKNIALAAVQHFGIPPDQAKAPIVTDSASPSSGKMELLNRSPVEEGSLATIPDLHGLSMREVVTLLGERGIKTEIHGTGFAVNQSLTPGKTVPRGTLCQITFQPNY; translated from the coding sequence ATGACGAAGGAAAGGATCTTTATTCATGAAGTGGGACGTCAAGGGATCAAAAAACGGCTCCTGTTTGTCGGATTGGTCCTGACGCTGGGATTTGGCATTGTCCTTTACCGTTCCTACTCGCTCCAGGTGAGACCCCAACAGAAATTGGGTCGTCTCGCGGAACAGCAATATCAGAAAAAAGTCTCCAATGTCGTCGATCGGGGTTCAATTTATGATCGGAAAGGGGAAGAAATGGCAATTAGCGTCCCCAGTTACTCGGTGGGAGTACACCCCCGCCAGGTCAGGGAACCAGCCAAGATCGCCCAACAGCTCCAATCCCAATTGAAACTTCCCAAAAGAATCCTTTCTGGGTTGTTGAACAGTCCCCAAAAATTTGTCTGGCTCAAAAGACGCCTCTCCCCCAACGAAGCGTCCATCCTCCAAAACCCGCCAACGGATGGACTTCGTCTGATCAAGGAATCACAACGGTTTTATCCCAACAGGGAACTGGCCAGTCCCCTCCTTGGGGCTGTCGGGTACGACAACCAGGGGCTTTCCGGTCTGGAACTCTACTACGACAAGGTGCTGAAGGGAACTCCCGTACAGGAGGTCGCCTACCGGGACGCCCGTGGAGAGATCTTTGATTCACCAAAGGGTGATTCACCCAAGGGCGGGGCACCCAATGGGGTGTCGCCCAGGGCCCACCTCACCTTGACCCTGGACCAACAGATTCAGTTCGTCACAGAGAGGGAATTGCAGGCGACCGCCTCGCGATTGAAGGCCAAGGCCGGGGCCGCCGTTATCATGGACCCGACCAATGGGGCGATCCTGGCCATGGCTTCTTACCCCTCCTTTAACCCCAACAGCTACTCCTCCTATGACCTCTCCCTTTGGAAAAACAAGGCGGTGAGTGAGCTCTTTGAACCTGGCTCCACCTTCAAGACAATCGGAGCGGCGGCTGCCCTGGAATATGGCGTTGCCCGCCTTGAGGATCGTTTTTTCTGTGAAAATGGTTCGCTGAAGATCGGCAAGAACATCATCCATGATCACAATCCGTACGGCCACCTTTCCTTTCTCGAAATCCTCAAGGTCTCCTCTAATATCGGGATCTACAAGGTGGGGCAAAAGGTAGGTAGAGAACGATTCTACACAATGATCCGGGATTTTGGTTTTGGTGAAAGAACAGGAATCGATTTCCCCGGTGAGATTCAGGGAAAAATCTCCCCCCCGACAACTTGGAGCGATATTGACATGGCTGCTATTTCATTTGGGCAAGGGATCGGTGTGACAGGACTTCAAATCACCAATTCTTTTGCCACCATCGCCTCCGGTGGTCTTCGCTGGCGCCCCTACTTGGTGCAAAAGATTGTCGACGAACATGGAAAAGTGCTTCAAAACACGACGCCTCAAATCGTCAAGAGGGTTTTGAAGGAAGAGACGGCCAAGAACCTGACAGAAGTCTTAAAGAGTGTTGTTTCAGAAGAAGGGACGGGAAAGTTGGCACTCCTCCCCGGCTATACGATTGCCGGAAAAACAGGAACGGCACAAAAACTGGATCCAAAAACGAGGCGTTACTCCCACACCAAATTTTTGAGCTCGTTCGTCGGTTACCTGCCTGCCGAGGCACCACGCCTCGTAATCTTTGTAGCCATCGATGAACCGGTGGGGATCACCTATGGAGGGCAGGTCGCGGCCCCCATTTTCAAAAATATCGCCCTGGCCGCTGTCCAACATTTCGGGATCCCGCCGGATCAGGCTAAAGCCCCTATCGTAACCGATTCTGCCTCTCCTTCATCCGGTAAAATGGAATTGTTGAACAGAAGTCCTGTTGAAGAGGGGTCGCTGGCCACTATACCTGACCTGCATGGGCTTTCGATGAGGGAAGTTGTGACTCTTCTTGGAGAGCGGGGCATCAAGACGGAGATCCATGGGACTGGATTTGCCGTTAACCAGAGTTTAACGCCCGGCAAAACGGTACCCAGGGGGACGCTGTGTCAGATCACATTTCAGCCCAATTATTAG
- a CDS encoding cell division protein FtsL, translated as MIQSRTIFQTLHHPIRRGNEWGLSLFQKKRLLKDFTVLIVSLMVCSLFYVWSRIQTLEKGYRLGELRKTHDELKEIYHSLSLEAATLKSPQRLETIGRERFGLVPPRESQLIFLSETTGLGGDPKR; from the coding sequence ATGATACAATCTCGCACAATCTTTCAGACACTCCACCATCCCATCCGTCGGGGCAACGAGTGGGGTCTCTCTCTCTTCCAGAAAAAACGGCTATTGAAAGATTTCACGGTTCTCATTGTTTCTCTCATGGTCTGCTCTCTTTTTTATGTCTGGTCACGAATCCAAACCCTTGAAAAGGGATACCGTCTTGGAGAGCTAAGAAAGACCCATGATGAATTAAAGGAAATTTATCACAGTCTCTCCCTGGAAGCCGCCACCCTCAAATCACCACAACGGCTGGAGACGATCGGCCGGGAACGTTTCGGTCTTGTTCCTCCACGAGAGAGTCAGTTGATCTTTCTTTCAGAAACCACCGGGCTTGGGGGAGATCCAAAACGATGA
- the rsmH gene encoding 16S rRNA (cytosine(1402)-N(4))-methyltransferase RsmH, translated as MRDEPLFQTKHQPVLCEEVVSYLRVSGGQGGSPKIYVDGTVGEGGHAARILEASFPSGILIGLDRDEEAIRRVRERLNDLDKERSRQRIILMAESYSSLPLLLEKIGFTSVDGVVLDLGLSSRQLGEANRGFSFQKEGPLDMRFDNKTRLTAEQIINRWPENKIAECLNEFGEESWSKKIASVICQRRKKQKIQTTTELASLVRSAIPRQFRSRRIDPATKTFQALRITVNQELNELKLFLNSLETVLNDEGRAAVISYHSLEDRLVKNAFRAGAQRGLFSLITKKPVLPSEQERNSNPRARSAKLRVVEKRESLK; from the coding sequence TTGAGGGATGAGCCTCTGTTTCAAACGAAGCACCAGCCTGTCCTCTGCGAGGAGGTTGTTTCCTATTTGAGGGTTTCCGGCGGCCAGGGTGGTTCGCCCAAGATTTATGTCGACGGGACGGTAGGAGAGGGAGGGCATGCCGCCCGGATTCTGGAGGCCAGTTTCCCCTCCGGAATCTTGATTGGTCTGGACAGAGATGAAGAGGCTATCCGTCGTGTCAGGGAGAGGTTGAACGACCTCGACAAAGAGCGCTCAAGACAAAGGATTATCCTGATGGCAGAAAGTTACTCTTCACTCCCTCTTCTCTTGGAGAAAATCGGTTTTACCAGTGTGGACGGTGTTGTTCTGGATCTCGGCCTCTCCTCCCGACAGTTGGGGGAGGCCAATCGGGGGTTCAGTTTCCAAAAAGAGGGACCCTTGGACATGAGATTTGACAACAAGACAAGACTCACTGCTGAACAGATCATCAACCGCTGGCCTGAAAACAAGATTGCTGAATGTCTCAACGAATTTGGTGAGGAAAGCTGGTCCAAGAAAATCGCCTCTGTCATCTGTCAGAGACGAAAAAAACAAAAAATCCAGACAACAACGGAGTTGGCCTCACTGGTTCGCTCAGCCATCCCCAGACAATTCCGATCCCGGAGAATTGATCCAGCCACAAAGACTTTTCAGGCTCTGCGTATCACTGTGAATCAGGAACTGAACGAATTAAAGCTGTTTCTCAATTCGCTCGAAACAGTTCTCAATGATGAAGGACGCGCCGCGGTGATCTCCTATCATTCCCTGGAAGATCGTCTGGTGAAAAATGCGTTTCGGGCCGGCGCCCAAAGAGGATTATTCTCCCTCATCACCAAAAAACCGGTGCTTCCTTCGGAACAGGAAAGGAACAGCAACCCAAGGGCCCGTTCAGCAAAACTCCGTGTCGTGGAAAAAAGGGAAAGCTTGAAATGA
- a CDS encoding STAS domain-containing protein yields MPISDFKNYSDISVIEPTGELGRREIAELCQTIDSLLQSDWVRIVLNLSQVTHLHYAAIGHLVNSLLHLRLADGDLKLAHLDPYNKKIFQFAGIHNYFETYDSLAEAVLSFERPLEG; encoded by the coding sequence TTGCCAATCTCGGACTTTAAGAATTATTCTGATATTTCTGTTATTGAACCCACCGGAGAATTAGGCCGAAGAGAGATTGCCGAACTTTGCCAAACCATTGATTCCCTCCTGCAGAGCGATTGGGTTCGTATCGTTCTCAATCTTTCTCAGGTCACTCACCTCCACTATGCCGCCATCGGGCATTTGGTAAACTCCCTTCTCCATTTGAGACTGGCCGATGGTGATTTGAAATTAGCACATCTGGATCCCTACAATAAAAAAATTTTCCAGTTTGCGGGGATTCATAATTACTTCGAGACGTATGATTCTCTGGCCGAGGCCGTTTTAAGTTTTGAGAGGCCTCTTGAGGGATGA
- the mraZ gene encoding division/cell wall cluster transcriptional repressor MraZ produces the protein MFRGRFEHTIDPKGRLSIPSRFRETLVTHYEEERLILTNFDASLWAYPLKEWKLVEEKVAALPQFKSEVKTLQRFFISAACECPLDKQGRILIPPTLRDYSGLSKDVVIVGMTRRIEIWSRERWQKIFSDAERDIEKMGDNLANLGL, from the coding sequence ATGTTCCGCGGACGGTTCGAACACACCATCGATCCCAAGGGGAGGCTTTCCATCCCCTCTCGCTTTCGGGAAACCCTTGTCACCCATTATGAGGAAGAGAGACTGATCTTGACCAACTTTGATGCCTCACTCTGGGCCTACCCGCTCAAAGAATGGAAGCTGGTCGAAGAAAAAGTGGCGGCACTCCCCCAGTTCAAGAGCGAGGTCAAAACATTACAGCGTTTTTTCATCTCCGCCGCCTGTGAATGCCCCCTGGATAAACAGGGAAGAATCCTGATTCCACCAACACTCCGCGATTATTCCGGACTCTCTAAAGATGTTGTGATCGTTGGCATGACACGCCGGATTGAAATCTGGTCCAGAGAGCGATGGCAGAAAATCTTCTCCGACGCCGAACGAGATATCGAAAAAATGGGGGACAACCTTGCCAATCTCGGACTTTAA
- a CDS encoding 4Fe-4S dicluster domain-containing protein, translating to MSEVSSQKPKNKALVEKDSCVGCEYCVHWCPVPECLWMEGGEQVQGSLPLVHVNLETCIGCKLCEQNCPYDAIHVYKLVPDEIERFKPDDGIIPLPYHKI from the coding sequence ATGAGCGAAGTTTCTTCACAAAAACCAAAAAATAAGGCCTTGGTCGAAAAAGATTCCTGTGTCGGTTGTGAATATTGCGTCCACTGGTGTCCCGTCCCGGAATGTCTCTGGATGGAGGGAGGAGAACAAGTTCAAGGAAGTCTGCCGTTGGTCCATGTGAATCTGGAGACCTGTATCGGCTGCAAATTGTGTGAACAGAATTGTCCCTATGACGCCATCCATGTCTACAAGCTGGTGCCTGATGAAATCGAGCGATTCAAGCCGGATGACGGGATCATCCCACTCCCCTATCATAAAATATAA
- a CDS encoding ATP phosphoribosyltransferase, with translation MSKKPKRLRLGLPKGSLQESTFRLFKKAGFNITVGSRAYIPTMDDPEIECLLIRAQEMARYVQDDLLDIGLTGHDWVMEQEATVEIVKELRYAKAGLRPIRWVVAVPNDSPIQTIQDLQGKRIATELVGFTQRYLKKKGVTAKVEFSWGATEVKPPLLADAIVELTETGSSLRANNLRIVETLLESVTVLVANKKSFQESWKRRKIENIAMLLEGAIIAEEKVGLKMNVPNAKLDAVLAQLPALHTPTISPQSDKKWVAVEVMIDEKKVRNLIPELKRAGAEGIVEYPLNKVIY, from the coding sequence ATGTCAAAAAAACCCAAAAGACTGCGTTTGGGCCTCCCGAAAGGGAGCCTGCAGGAGTCGACGTTCCGGCTTTTTAAGAAGGCCGGTTTTAATATTACCGTCGGTTCGCGGGCCTATATCCCGACCATGGATGACCCTGAGATTGAGTGTCTCCTGATTCGAGCCCAAGAGATGGCCCGCTACGTCCAGGATGATCTTCTCGATATCGGATTGACCGGCCACGATTGGGTGATGGAACAGGAGGCCACTGTAGAGATCGTCAAAGAACTCCGTTACGCCAAGGCGGGACTTCGACCAATCCGTTGGGTTGTCGCTGTTCCCAATGATTCACCAATACAAACGATTCAGGATCTTCAGGGAAAAAGGATCGCCACCGAACTGGTTGGCTTTACCCAGCGTTACCTCAAAAAGAAGGGGGTGACCGCCAAGGTTGAGTTTTCCTGGGGGGCGACAGAAGTAAAACCTCCCCTTCTGGCCGATGCCATCGTCGAGTTGACGGAAACCGGCAGCTCCCTCCGGGCCAATAATTTGAGGATTGTGGAGACACTCCTTGAATCGGTCACCGTTCTTGTCGCCAACAAAAAGAGTTTTCAGGAGTCCTGGAAAAGGAGAAAGATAGAAAATATCGCGATGCTTTTGGAAGGGGCGATCATCGCGGAAGAAAAAGTTGGTTTAAAAATGAATGTCCCCAACGCCAAGCTGGATGCCGTTTTGGCCCAATTGCCGGCGCTACACACACCAACTATTTCTCCACAGTCCGACAAAAAATGGGTGGCGGTTGAAGTGATGATTGATGAAAAAAAGGTCCGTAACCTGATCCCGGAACTCAAGCGGGCCGGCGCCGAAGGAATTGTGGAGTATCCCCTGAATAAGGTAATCTACTAG
- a CDS encoding 2-oxo acid dehydrogenase subunit E2: protein MLLALPMPAMGESIREGLLVRWIKKEGQRVAEKEPIVELETEKAVSEYESPFEGKLIECLVSESQKVPIGTSLAVFEVTEEKAKKYLSLGIGIRYDTKIVPASSAIPAESGMRLPPLLRKIIEEHKLSDDEVKTLTDGGRLTKEDLLHYIETRKKGPPLSEMITLSPVRLRIAENMSQSKRTIPHAGAMVEVDLTPLEEWRRANKEAFKKKTGSSIGYLPFVMIAAIKALKKFPVFNGSFKEEAGKKWLEIYKQHNIAFALSTPQGLFAPVIHNAGAIGFIALSKKIEELKKKGPEGKFAVGELTGATFTVNNPGALGSVRSNQIIAYPQTGILAIGKLVRRPWVVNNTIVIRQIACLDFSFDHRAADGNEAVQFLEEVRKNLEQFNLREIF from the coding sequence ATGCTCCTGGCCCTGCCAATGCCAGCGATGGGGGAATCGATCCGCGAAGGACTCCTGGTCCGGTGGATCAAGAAGGAAGGCCAGAGGGTGGCCGAAAAGGAACCGATCGTTGAGTTGGAAACGGAGAAGGCGGTCTCCGAGTATGAGTCCCCTTTTGAAGGGAAACTGATTGAATGTCTCGTTTCAGAAAGCCAGAAGGTCCCGATTGGGACCTCCTTGGCAGTCTTTGAGGTCACCGAAGAGAAGGCCAAAAAATACCTTTCTCTGGGTATCGGTATCCGATACGATACTAAAATAGTACCTGCTTCATCCGCGATACCTGCAGAATCTGGCATGAGACTTCCTCCTCTTCTCCGGAAAATTATTGAAGAGCACAAACTCTCGGATGACGAGGTAAAAACCCTGACAGACGGCGGCCGGCTCACCAAGGAAGATCTCCTTCACTATATTGAGACCCGAAAAAAAGGACCGCCCCTCTCTGAAATGATCACTCTCAGTCCGGTCCGTTTGAGAATTGCCGAAAACATGAGCCAAAGCAAAAGAACCATCCCCCACGCCGGGGCCATGGTCGAGGTGGACCTGACCCCCCTGGAAGAATGGCGCCGGGCAAACAAAGAGGCCTTCAAGAAGAAAACCGGTTCTTCCATCGGCTACCTGCCTTTCGTCATGATCGCCGCCATCAAGGCCTTAAAAAAGTTTCCTGTCTTTAATGGCTCTTTTAAGGAAGAAGCTGGGAAAAAGTGGCTGGAGATCTATAAACAACACAACATCGCCTTTGCCCTTTCGACCCCCCAAGGGTTGTTTGCCCCGGTGATCCATAACGCCGGCGCGATCGGTTTTATTGCACTTTCCAAAAAGATCGAAGAGCTCAAAAAGAAGGGGCCAGAGGGGAAGTTTGCCGTTGGGGAGCTGACGGGGGCAACATTTACCGTCAATAACCCGGGGGCCCTCGGCAGTGTCCGCTCCAATCAGATCATTGCCTACCCCCAAACGGGGATCCTTGCGATCGGTAAACTGGTCCGACGCCCATGGGTCGTGAACAATACCATCGTTATTCGACAAATCGCCTGTCTGGACTTTTCGTTTGATCACCGCGCCGCCGACGGGAACGAGGCGGTACAGTTCCTCGAAGAGGTCCGCAAGAACCTGGAACAGTTCAATTTGAGAGAGATTTTCTAA
- a CDS encoding alpha-ketoacid dehydrogenase subunit beta, with amino-acid sequence MRQLFYGEAIREAVRQEMRADERVYILGEDVAVYGGVYGISKGLFEEFGPKRVKNTPLSETAIIGEAIGASINGLRPVAEMQFSDFITTALSTLLDVAAPFYFRLGTNLPFVLRCPFGGGQRIGPYHSKCPEAWLFHTPGLKIVTPSTPYDAKGMLIAAIRDPDPVVYFEHKKLYYELKGEVPEESYEVPLGKAAVIREGRDISLISYGGMIHTALKAAGFLEKEGISLEVVDLRSLCPLDEETMIRSFKKTNKIIFLHEAWMRGGVGAELLSIICEKAFDHLAAAPVRIAAKDTPVPYSPLLEDDYLPSVDKIIDAARKLKRS; translated from the coding sequence ATGAGACAACTTTTTTACGGAGAAGCGATCCGGGAGGCGGTCCGTCAGGAGATGCGGGCCGATGAAAGGGTCTACATCCTTGGCGAAGATGTCGCTGTTTATGGCGGTGTTTATGGAATTTCCAAGGGGTTATTTGAAGAGTTCGGACCAAAGCGGGTGAAAAACACGCCGCTTTCTGAAACGGCGATTATCGGAGAGGCCATCGGGGCTTCGATTAACGGTCTTCGACCGGTTGCCGAGATGCAATTTTCCGATTTTATCACCACGGCCCTCTCCACCCTCCTGGATGTAGCCGCCCCTTTCTACTTCCGTCTGGGGACAAACCTTCCGTTCGTCCTCCGGTGCCCTTTTGGCGGGGGACAGAGGATCGGACCCTATCATTCCAAATGCCCCGAGGCCTGGCTTTTCCATACGCCGGGGCTCAAAATCGTTACCCCCTCGACCCCCTATGACGCCAAAGGGATGTTGATCGCCGCGATCCGCGACCCTGACCCGGTCGTCTACTTTGAACACAAGAAACTCTATTATGAACTCAAAGGGGAAGTACCTGAGGAGAGTTACGAAGTCCCCCTGGGAAAGGCGGCCGTTATCCGTGAAGGAAGGGATATCAGCCTTATCAGTTACGGAGGAATGATCCACACCGCCTTGAAGGCGGCGGGGTTTTTGGAAAAGGAGGGGATCTCCCTGGAGGTGGTGGACCTCCGATCTCTCTGCCCCCTGGACGAAGAGACAATGATCCGCTCCTTCAAGAAAACCAATAAAATAATCTTCCTCCACGAAGCCTGGATGCGAGGGGGTGTTGGGGCCGAACTACTCTCTATTATCTGCGAAAAGGCATTTGACCATCTGGCGGCCGCTCCTGTGCGGATTGCCGCAAAGGATACCCCTGTCCCCTACTCCCCGCTCCTGGAGGATGACTACCTTCCTTCTGTCGATAAGATTATCGACGCGGCGAGAAAGTTGAAGAGGTCCTGA
- a CDS encoding thiamine pyrophosphate-dependent dehydrogenase E1 component subunit alpha — protein MARHLKVATTETKETSAIPREKLLSMYYYLLLTRELENRVLTLYQNQNPMDPLIVGKGYLSTGQEAISVGSASTLETEDWYCASHRDMGAHLVRGFTPREIFLQYGCREGSPTNGKDGNVHFGDTKRHMISFISHMGSNLPVGNGVAAAALYKGEKSVVIAPFGDGASSQGVIHETMNYAGVFRLPVVFVLNNNQWAISTPLSQQTAAKNLYDRAIGYGFAGKAVDGNNIIEVYRAVKEGVDRARSGAGPTLIECRTMRLAGHGTHDPATYIPKEQLEAWKKKDPIPTFRNYLTENNILSNEADRKVQERVQTEIDDAVEYARCRPMIGPSPELYQVFSKP, from the coding sequence ATGGCCCGTCACCTCAAGGTAGCAACAACCGAAACCAAAGAGACCAGCGCTATCCCGCGGGAGAAGCTCCTTTCGATGTATTATTACCTCCTCCTGACCCGGGAATTGGAAAACCGGGTTCTGACACTTTATCAGAACCAGAACCCTATGGATCCGTTGATCGTTGGGAAGGGGTATCTCTCGACGGGTCAGGAGGCGATCTCTGTCGGGAGTGCCTCGACACTGGAAACCGAAGACTGGTACTGCGCCTCACACCGGGATATGGGGGCCCATCTGGTCCGTGGATTCACCCCCAGGGAAATTTTCCTTCAATACGGATGCCGGGAAGGGTCCCCCACAAACGGCAAGGATGGCAATGTCCACTTCGGCGATACCAAACGGCATATGATCAGCTTTATCTCTCATATGGGTTCCAATCTGCCCGTCGGCAACGGGGTTGCCGCGGCCGCCCTTTATAAGGGAGAAAAAAGCGTGGTCATCGCCCCCTTTGGGGACGGGGCCTCTTCTCAGGGAGTCATCCATGAAACGATGAATTACGCCGGTGTCTTCAGGCTCCCTGTTGTCTTCGTCCTGAATAACAATCAGTGGGCGATTTCTACCCCCTTGAGCCAGCAGACAGCGGCCAAGAATCTTTATGACAGGGCGATCGGCTATGGATTTGCCGGCAAGGCGGTCGATGGCAATAATATTATCGAGGTCTATCGCGCCGTCAAGGAGGGGGTGGACAGGGCACGGAGTGGTGCGGGGCCAACCCTGATCGAGTGCCGAACGATGCGTCTCGCCGGTCACGGAACTCATGACCCGGCCACCTATATTCCCAAAGAGCAGCTGGAGGCCTGGAAGAAAAAAGACCCGATCCCCACTTTCAGAAACTACCTGACAGAAAATAATATCCTCTCCAATGAGGCAGATAGAAAAGTCCAGGAGAGGGTTCAGACGGAGATTGATGATGCGGTTGAGTATGCCCGGTGCCGGCCGATGATCGGCCCGTCTCCGGAACTGTATCAAGTTTTTTCGAAACCTTAA